Proteins from one Desulfuribacillus alkaliarsenatis genomic window:
- a CDS encoding HD domain-containing phosphohydrolase: MVSKILIVDDSSTDRLIISGMLYDYDIVTACDGREAMQLIAKDPHIDLMILDLNMPIMNGFEVLNEIKRNPAYKEIRTIILTNSDEVDNEVKGLKLGAVDYIRKPLNIESLRIRIDIHLRLKDAQRKMEQDNERLDAMVAKKTRELVATRDITIHALVGLLEVRNVESSNHTIRTKKIMRVLCRHLQKKEAYRDILTDEYINELVTTTPLHDIGKVGIPDRILLKPDRLTDEEYTIMKKHVVYGVQALKDEIHDEKDIPSFIKTAIEIAGSHHEKFDGTGYPLGLSGESIPLPGRLMAIIDVYDALMSKRVYKPAYDSSRTIQYITEQSGKHFDPAIVQGFLEVKDEIIAISLEHIQEELLEEAY; encoded by the coding sequence ATGGTATCAAAAATCTTAATTGTTGATGACTCCAGCACAGATCGCTTGATTATTTCGGGTATGTTGTATGATTATGATATCGTAACTGCTTGCGATGGTCGAGAAGCTATGCAGTTGATTGCAAAAGATCCACACATAGACCTGATGATTCTCGATTTGAATATGCCTATAATGAACGGATTTGAAGTACTTAATGAAATAAAAAGAAATCCTGCGTATAAAGAGATTCGAACAATCATCTTAACAAACTCAGATGAAGTTGACAACGAAGTAAAGGGTTTGAAATTAGGTGCGGTTGACTACATCAGGAAGCCATTAAATATAGAATCACTACGAATTCGAATTGATATCCATCTCCGTTTAAAAGATGCTCAAAGAAAAATGGAACAAGACAACGAGCGACTGGATGCTATGGTGGCGAAAAAAACCAGAGAGTTAGTTGCTACGAGAGACATTACAATCCATGCACTGGTTGGATTGTTAGAGGTTCGAAATGTTGAATCGAGCAATCACACGATACGGACTAAGAAAATTATGAGAGTGCTTTGTAGACATTTGCAAAAGAAGGAAGCGTATCGGGACATCTTGACAGATGAATATATAAACGAATTGGTGACTACGACGCCACTTCACGATATTGGGAAAGTAGGCATCCCAGATCGAATTTTACTAAAGCCTGATAGACTTACAGATGAAGAGTATACAATCATGAAAAAACACGTTGTTTATGGAGTACAAGCATTGAAAGATGAGATACACGATGAGAAGGATATTCCAAGCTTTATTAAAACAGCTATCGAAATTGCAGGCTCTCATCACGAAAAATTTGATGGAACAGGCTATCCCCTAGGTTTATCTGGAGAATCAATTCCACTTCCAGGCAGACTCATGGCAATCATTGATGTGTATGACGCACTTATGAGCAAGCGTGTATATAAGCCTGCTTATGACAGTTCGCGTACGATTCAATATATTACAGAGCAAAGCGGAAAGCACTTCGACCCAGCTATAGTGCAGGGGTTTTTGGAAGTAAAGGATGAGATTATCGCTATTTCACTAGAACACATACAAGAAGAGTTGTTGGAGGAGGCGTATTAA
- a CDS encoding DUF1129 family protein produces the protein MLAVKFTGVNLKYYEDMLIYIRFSYNKSDQEVEEVLSELLDHLLDAQAEGKTAYEVFGDEPKKYAAYNKKKD, from the coding sequence ATGTTAGCCGTTAAATTTACAGGTGTTAATTTAAAGTACTATGAAGATATGCTTATCTACATTCGCTTTTCTTATAACAAATCAGATCAAGAGGTAGAAGAAGTCTTATCAGAATTACTAGACCACTTATTAGATGCGCAAGCTGAAGGGAAAACAGCATATGAAGTTTTTGGAGATGAGCCGAAGAAGTATGCTGCATATAACAAGAAAAAGGATTGA